Part of the Lycium ferocissimum isolate CSIRO_LF1 chromosome 6, AGI_CSIRO_Lferr_CH_V1, whole genome shotgun sequence genome, AATAAAGCTTTATAAGCAAATTTTCATGAGATGgaaacattattttttttattctctttCATATTGTGGTAATCATCAAGAAAAGGAATATGCCACCTTCAATAAACAATGAGAAGAAAGCTCTTGCAATTATGACGATTGTTTTGCTCTTCGATTAAGAAAAAATGAAGGCGGCAAGAATAGTACAACACAtactttttcttcacttttgaaaaattgaaatctACGTAATAATAATGCAAATAAAGCAAAAAAGGACATACAGGAAAAGACTTCTTTTCCCATCCTAACCTCTATGATTACTCACATAGCCAACCTAAAGAACCCTCCCTTTCTAGTAACCTACCGTCTACCGTTTTTACCCCGTTATTACTTAGCATTTCTCCTATcttgtaaaataaaattatatcatTTAATTAGAATTGGCTTAAATCACCTTACACCTATATCATAACTACCCAtctcaaaaaataaagaaaaaggaaatcgTTATCCATAGCTGGAGCTAGGATCAGGtaaggaaattaaattgaatccctataaaattaatttgaatCCCTATAAACATTATACTGCGcaaataagaataaataaatttcttattACATATAAACATTTAAATATATACCCTGAGAATAGATTATATTGTAAGGATAAAtgagttttaaaaattattttaggtcACAGGTTTAAATTTTAGATATGACATTTTAgtatatagtattttttttaattttatgatctCCTGATATAAGTTACTATGCAGCATTTGTCCATTCCAATATGTTAATTAAGCAATTATCACCATGTTAACAAAATTTCGTCAAATCcaatcatcaaaacttaaaTCAATTTTATACAATATTTACTTAATCCATCCATCCTCATTTTCAATTACCTATGGACTTAAAATCACAATTTAACAAATTTCTCCTGACCATGCAATGAGAAAACCTCCCGTAACTTAAATTTACCAGttatagagcctgtttggatgggtttattttaagcagcttataagctaaaaaaaaataagttgggctacccaacttattttttttttggcttataagctgaaaaccccaacttatttttttttttttttgtcttataaGTTCGTTTTCAAATTTATAAGTTCgctttttatataatttaagtCAAATAGGCTAATTATTTTtgtgagcttattttaagcacaaaaataattttaagttaGTAggaccaaacactcaaaaaagctgaaaatagcttataagcaacttataagccaatccaaacgggctcataattACCACAGAGAAGAgatgttgaaaaaataataattaattaaactaCTTAGTATAATATAGTTTCACCACATTTTTACTAATATAATTTCACCACATTTTTACTAAcacgaaaaaaaataaaaagaaagccATAAACCATGCACCACTGATTATGGCGGAGCAGCTTACCACTTTTAGAAGTGAATCCACTCTCCGAGAACCGCGCGTAGCACTTTCCCAAAAACATATCTCCCCAAGGTGAGGACCCACACTCGCTTTTCAACCGTCGGATCGCCTCTGATAAACAATCTTGACACTCGCTCATACTCATATCTTGTGTACACTGCGCTACACCGTGTACTCTCCCTGACCCAGCCACTCTAAAATATTGTTCCTCACCTGGTAATAGGGTAAAAAAATCAGTCCATAAAAGTATGACGTTCAAGTTTGAGCTGATTATTGACCCTACCATTTATGAAGTAATTGCACGGTCTGTCCTTCAAGTGGATTGGTCTTTAATGTTTGTCCtacaaatgggctggtctttaattttttcccttcaaaattaaatttataccTAGTGggatataaattttatatgttGGGGACATAACTTCACAAGATATTATAATGCGTatataaaggacaaaaattaaagactaagaCAAAATAGGAATGAAAGTGCAAATGGCCCTCATTTATTAGCTCAGCCCAACCCATTTCAGCGCATAAGAAGTTGGGCTGATATGTAGACCAAATTGACCGatatgaaattttattaaaatatttttaaaaagatattctttttatttaatatgtcatatatagccataataaagaaagaaaatatttttattaggtACTAAAAACTTTAGACAACAACTTTGGGCAGGTTGAGTCATGACACGCTTTTTAGCTCATGTTTCCCCAAATAACTTTTGTACGAGTTAATAGTCAACCCATTTTAACCCGTTCAAATTTAACTCAACCCGCCCATTTAACACCAGTACCTGATAAATACGTCAAAACACCGTCGTTCCTAGCCAACATATCCGAGTCATCCATAATCGACGGTCCACATTTATGCATGACAACTCCTTTGTCTTCAACGCCAAGAAAAGAAACATTATCGTACTTCACGAAACAACCATCCAACTGCAACGCGCCGCCGTACGAGTCAACGCATATCGTCCCGAGTTGACTCACCGCGGCAGCGATGCATTTCCGGCAGTCGGAACTTCCCAAGTCACCACGGCATTGGAAAAGCCCGTAAACGATGTCGTTTTGGCCCGAACCCGGCATGGAAATCTTGAAATTGTTGAAACTTGCATAGCCTGCTGAGTTGACTAGGGAAGTAAGTACCGAGTTGACGTTTGACTCGTATACTGTACCAGGATTA contains:
- the LOC132060001 gene encoding plasmodesmata-located protein 6-like — protein: MKFCIKKISLHVLLVYMLFIVFLFFTYPSNASTQSFVYGGCSQQKYNPGTVYESNVNSVLTSLVNSAGYASFNNFKISMPGSGQNDIVYGLFQCRGDLGSSDCRKCIAAAVSQLGTICVDSYGGALQLDGCFVKYDNVSFLGVEDKGVVMHKCGPSIMDDSDMLARNDGVLTYLSGEEQYFRVAGSGRVHGVAQCTQDMSMSECQDCLSEAIRRLKSECGSSPWGDMFLGKCYARFSESGFTSKSEDEDVEKTLAITIGVIAGVAVLIVFLSVLNKLCEKNGGK